One genomic region from Bradyrhizobium icense encodes:
- a CDS encoding WecB/TagA/CpsF family glycosyltransferase gives MLERRANPVGRAATAGIPRITLGGLRLAVLDIEQTANFMIDMVFPQRRINRPLYLTSANGEVLARCSTEPMTDRLFRAADLINADGQPLVTASRLKSRTPLPERVATTDLFHVVARKAQAAGLTFYLLGADEAENAAAVAGVRRQYPDLKIVGRCHGYLRGEALRAKVAEINALAPDYLWVALGVPYEQAFVEEFAPALSNVGVIKTAGGLFNFLSGSRARAPLWMQLAGFEWVWRIWLEPRRLFWRYLTTNPRALYLLLNRSRSRDIGGTRNR, from the coding sequence ATGCTTGAGCGCCGCGCAAATCCCGTCGGCCGAGCGGCTACGGCCGGCATACCCCGGATTACGCTGGGCGGGCTGCGGCTGGCCGTGCTGGACATCGAGCAGACTGCGAACTTCATGATCGACATGGTGTTCCCGCAACGCCGCATCAATCGTCCGCTCTATCTGACCTCGGCCAATGGCGAGGTGCTGGCGCGCTGCTCGACCGAACCGATGACCGACCGGCTGTTCCGGGCGGCCGATCTGATCAATGCCGACGGCCAGCCGCTGGTAACCGCGTCGCGGCTGAAATCAAGGACGCCGCTGCCCGAGCGCGTCGCGACCACCGACCTGTTCCACGTCGTCGCCCGCAAGGCACAGGCGGCCGGCCTCACCTTCTACCTGCTCGGCGCGGACGAGGCGGAGAATGCCGCCGCGGTCGCCGGCGTTCGCAGGCAATATCCCGATCTCAAGATCGTCGGCCGTTGCCACGGCTATCTCCGGGGCGAGGCCCTGCGCGCCAAGGTCGCCGAGATCAACGCGCTGGCGCCGGACTATCTCTGGGTCGCGCTCGGCGTTCCCTATGAACAGGCTTTCGTCGAGGAATTCGCGCCCGCCCTCTCCAATGTCGGCGTCATCAAGACGGCTGGCGGGCTGTTCAACTTTCTGTCGGGCAGCCGCGCCCGCGCGCCGCTGTGGATGCAGCTTGCGGGCTTTGAATGGGTCTGGCGCATCTGGCTGGAGCCGCGCCGCCTGTTCTGGCGCTATTTGACCACCAATCCCCGCGCGCTCTATCTATTGCTGAACAGGAGCCGATCGAGGGACATCGGCGGGACACGGAACCGATGA
- a CDS encoding GAF domain-containing protein encodes MKTDIARTLAALNATNEAILYAKSPEELYAKVCEAAFSVGDFLAVSVFLLESETSLLRFAAGCGDDVPRLRSIDISIVAGTPEGSGAAGNAFRDRRVCVINDFLNDPRSLAWREGAKANQVGAAAALPLICNGHSVGVLLVSRREAHSIDAQLVSMLERVSANISFALDNFDHEAARKNGERAMRRLNRMFGAISATNEAILRAKTEQDLYQRVCDAAVYSGKSAATVVLLAEPDSIWLKPAAGTGAIVEQIMRAPFSIDAGNPYGTGVCGKAFRTQQPAVNNDILNSSQGQPWHQAARETGVTACVAVPLIKADESIGVLLFFVGRLWAEDEEIVALMARIAENVSFALENFERASEKARADAQKQRLGRMLAALSATNEAIVRATSRTELFELVCEAAANGGRFNSTSILLAHPDSHDIDLVAVAGPTANNMRRVKVSTNADLPEGRGLCGNAFRSRRACIANDLRADPRGSAFRQFIHSDGAMSGAAFPLLVSGQPVGVMFFISSEKDTFTPEFAELLQRLTENVSFALENFDRADEKARTESQKERLTRMFAALSRTNEAIMRAKSRTELFDLVCDAAADGGRFTSTTIALATPASDLLRIVAASGPAAETTRHVRLSTDESLPEGRGLSGTAFRTRRPCITNDYVSDQRVAAFQAVVGSYGAQSGAAFPLLVRDEPVGVMIYMSLDKDTFTGEFVELLQRLADNVSFALENFDRADDKARTEVQKERLTRMLAALSATNEAIIRATSRSELFDLVCEAAANGGKFTLTSIVLRNPDSDYLDVVGAAGPTALSARLAKISASEAHPEGRGLCGQAIRSQRACIINDYLADPNAEAFHHRARLDGTNSGASFPLLVHGKAVGVMSFMSLEKDTFTLEFAELLQRLVDNVSFALENFDRADEKTRADERIEYLASHDSLTDLPNREMFNGMLRRAIDAAARYQRQFALLFIDLDRFKVINDSLGHDAGDMLLVEIGGRLRRALRSSDVVARLGGDEFVVILEETAEPHEVERIAGELLSVLSQPLQLSGHECHTTASIGIAMYPSDGADMQTLTKNADMAMYLAKEDGKNGFRFFTKEIKTQSIERLTLESALRRALERDQFSLHYQPKIDMESRQITGVEALLRWNHPALGSVSPGQFIPLAEETGLIVPIGRWVLREACAQNMAWQRRGLRPVTMAVNLSPRQFADPHLLHDVDEALLASGMSPVLLQLEVTESMVMRNVSRAIKILDAIQSRGIRLAIDDFGTGYSSMSLMKQFPIDTIKIDRSFVRDLPVDSEDQAIAQAIISMGKALGMTVIAEGVETVEQEAFLRNHACDEMQGFLFSKPLPAKQMADLLRAEPRLASPPLQPEAGSGLKRTVV; translated from the coding sequence GTGAAGACCGATATCGCGCGCACACTCGCGGCGTTGAATGCGACCAACGAAGCGATTCTGTACGCAAAATCGCCCGAAGAACTGTATGCCAAGGTTTGCGAAGCCGCGTTCTCGGTCGGCGACTTCCTGGCCGTGTCGGTCTTCCTGCTGGAAAGCGAAACCAGTCTCCTGCGCTTCGCCGCCGGCTGCGGCGATGACGTGCCCCGCCTGCGCAGCATCGACATTTCGATCGTGGCCGGCACGCCAGAGGGATCGGGGGCTGCCGGAAACGCGTTCCGCGATCGGCGGGTATGCGTCATCAATGATTTTCTGAACGATCCGCGCTCGTTGGCTTGGCGCGAGGGCGCCAAGGCCAACCAGGTGGGTGCGGCGGCAGCGTTGCCGTTGATCTGCAATGGCCACAGCGTCGGTGTGTTGTTGGTCTCACGCCGTGAGGCGCACTCGATCGACGCACAGCTCGTCTCGATGCTGGAGCGTGTGTCGGCAAACATTTCGTTTGCACTCGACAATTTCGACCATGAAGCCGCGCGCAAGAACGGCGAGCGCGCGATGCGGCGGTTGAACCGGATGTTCGGCGCCATCAGCGCGACCAACGAGGCCATTCTTCGCGCCAAGACCGAACAGGATCTCTATCAGCGCGTTTGCGACGCAGCGGTATATAGCGGCAAATCCGCGGCCACCGTGGTCCTGCTTGCAGAGCCGGATTCGATCTGGTTGAAGCCGGCCGCCGGGACAGGCGCAATCGTCGAACAGATCATGCGTGCGCCGTTCTCGATCGACGCGGGCAACCCGTATGGGACGGGTGTCTGCGGCAAGGCATTCCGGACCCAGCAGCCGGCCGTCAACAACGACATCCTAAACTCGTCACAGGGGCAGCCTTGGCATCAGGCCGCCCGCGAGACGGGCGTTACCGCCTGCGTCGCCGTTCCCCTGATCAAGGCGGATGAGAGTATCGGCGTGCTGCTGTTCTTCGTCGGAAGGCTGTGGGCGGAGGATGAAGAGATCGTCGCGCTGATGGCGCGCATTGCGGAAAACGTCTCGTTTGCGCTGGAAAACTTCGAGCGCGCCAGCGAGAAGGCGCGGGCCGACGCCCAGAAGCAACGTTTGGGACGCATGCTGGCGGCGCTCAGCGCCACCAACGAAGCGATCGTCCGTGCTACGTCGCGGACGGAGCTGTTCGAACTCGTGTGCGAAGCTGCCGCGAACGGCGGACGATTCAACTCGACCAGTATCCTGTTGGCCCACCCCGACAGCCACGATATCGATCTGGTGGCCGTTGCGGGACCGACGGCAAACAACATGCGGCGGGTCAAGGTCTCGACCAACGCGGATCTGCCTGAAGGGCGCGGTCTCTGCGGCAATGCGTTCCGCTCCAGGCGAGCTTGCATCGCCAACGACTTGCGGGCCGATCCCCGAGGATCGGCATTTCGTCAGTTCATTCACAGCGATGGCGCTATGTCGGGCGCTGCATTTCCGCTGCTCGTTTCCGGTCAACCCGTCGGCGTGATGTTCTTCATCTCGTCCGAGAAAGACACCTTCACGCCCGAATTTGCCGAACTGCTGCAGCGGCTCACGGAGAACGTGTCGTTCGCGCTGGAGAATTTCGACCGCGCGGACGAGAAGGCGAGGACCGAAAGTCAGAAAGAGCGCCTGACGCGGATGTTCGCTGCTTTGAGCAGGACCAATGAAGCCATCATGCGGGCCAAGTCCCGCACCGAGCTCTTTGATCTCGTGTGCGACGCTGCAGCAGATGGCGGCAGGTTCACGTCGACCACCATTGCGCTGGCCACTCCGGCCAGCGACCTTCTCCGAATCGTGGCCGCCTCGGGCCCGGCAGCCGAGACGACGCGGCACGTCAGGCTGTCGACGGATGAAAGCCTTCCCGAGGGACGGGGGCTCAGCGGAACGGCGTTTCGAACCAGGCGTCCATGCATCACCAATGATTATGTCAGCGACCAGCGCGTTGCCGCCTTCCAGGCCGTCGTAGGTAGCTATGGCGCTCAGTCAGGCGCCGCCTTTCCCCTCCTGGTGCGCGACGAGCCAGTTGGCGTCATGATTTACATGTCCTTGGACAAGGACACCTTCACCGGCGAATTCGTCGAACTGCTGCAGCGGTTGGCCGACAACGTGTCATTTGCGCTGGAGAATTTCGACCGTGCCGACGACAAGGCGAGGACCGAGGTGCAGAAGGAGCGCTTGACGCGCATGTTGGCGGCGCTGAGCGCGACCAATGAGGCGATCATCCGCGCGACCTCCCGGTCGGAATTGTTCGATCTGGTGTGCGAGGCCGCGGCCAACGGCGGCAAGTTCACCCTGACCTCCATCGTGTTGAGGAATCCCGACAGCGATTATCTCGACGTTGTAGGTGCCGCCGGTCCGACTGCCCTTAGCGCGCGTCTGGCAAAGATATCGGCCAGTGAGGCGCACCCGGAGGGACGTGGGCTGTGCGGTCAGGCGATCCGTTCCCAGCGGGCCTGTATCATCAACGATTACCTTGCTGATCCCAATGCCGAGGCGTTTCACCACAGAGCGCGCCTTGACGGCACGAATTCCGGCGCTTCATTCCCACTGCTGGTACACGGGAAAGCCGTCGGCGTGATGTCTTTCATGTCGCTCGAGAAGGATACATTTACGCTCGAATTTGCCGAGCTGTTGCAGCGGCTCGTCGACAACGTGTCCTTTGCGCTGGAGAATTTCGACCGCGCGGACGAAAAGACCCGCGCGGACGAGCGGATCGAGTACCTGGCCTCGCACGACAGCCTGACCGACCTGCCGAACCGGGAGATGTTCAACGGCATGCTTCGCCGCGCGATCGACGCCGCCGCGCGCTACCAGCGGCAGTTTGCGCTGCTGTTCATCGATCTCGACAGGTTCAAGGTCATCAACGACTCGCTGGGGCACGACGCCGGCGACATGCTGCTGGTGGAGATCGGCGGCAGGCTGCGCCGCGCGCTGCGTTCGAGCGATGTCGTGGCACGGCTCGGCGGCGACGAGTTCGTGGTCATTCTGGAAGAGACGGCCGAGCCCCACGAGGTCGAGCGCATTGCCGGCGAGCTTCTCTCCGTACTGAGCCAGCCGCTGCAGCTCAGCGGTCACGAATGCCATACCACCGCCTCGATCGGGATCGCGATGTACCCCTCTGACGGTGCCGACATGCAGACGCTGACCAAGAACGCCGACATGGCGATGTACCTCGCCAAGGAAGACGGCAAGAACGGCTTCCGCTTCTTCACCAAGGAGATCAAGACGCAGTCGATCGAGCGGCTGACGCTGGAGAGCGCATTGCGCCGCGCACTGGAGCGCGACCAGTTCTCGCTGCACTACCAACCCAAGATCGACATGGAGAGCCGTCAGATCACCGGCGTCGAAGCGTTGTTACGCTGGAATCATCCCGCGCTCGGCTCGGTATCGCCGGGGCAATTCATCCCGCTCGCCGAGGAAACCGGGCTTATCGTTCCGATCGGCCGCTGGGTGCTCAGGGAAGCCTGCGCCCAGAACATGGCCTGGCAGCGCCGCGGCCTGCGGCCGGTGACGATGGCAGTCAACCTGTCGCCGCGGCAATTCGCCGACCCACATCTGCTGCACGATGTCGACGAGGCGCTGTTGGCAAGCGGCATGTCGCCGGTGCTGCTGCAGCTCGAAGTCACCGAAAGCATGGTGATGCGGAATGTCTCGCGCGCGATCAAGATTCTCGACGCGATTCAGAGCCGCGGCATTCGCCTTGCGATTGACGATTTCGGAACCGGCTACTCGTCGATGTCGCTGATGAAGCAGTTCCCGATCGATACCATCAAGATCGATCGCTCCTTCGTTCGTGACCTGCCTGTCGATTCCGAAGACCAGGCCATAGCGCAGGCGATCATCAGCATGGGCAAGGCGCTCGGCATGACCGTCATTGCGGAGGGCGTCGAGACCGTCGAGCAGGAGGCGTTCCTGCGCAATCACGCCTGCGATGAGATGCAAGGCTTCTTGTTCTCGAAGCCGCTCCCTGCAAAGCAAATGGCTGATCTGCTTCGGGCCGAACCGCGGCTCGCCTCGCCGCCGCTGCAGCCGGAGGCCGGGTCAGGGTTGAAACGCACCGTCGTCTGA
- the galE gene encoding UDP-glucose 4-epimerase GalE produces the protein MNSRPTILVTGGAGYIGSHCCRSLDAAGYQPVVYDNLSTGHRSFAAGELVVGDIADKATLARTFAEHDIVAVMHFAASSLVGESVADPQKYYVNNLAGTLSLLETMRAAGCNRLVFSSTGAVYGNADSKALREDYPCAPINPYGASKWMIERVLADYRAAYGFGSFALRYFNAAGADPAGGIGELREVETHLIPRAMMALQGHVPDFAVFGDDYETPDGTAIRDYIHVTDLATAHVLALELLLQGHTGGVFNLGTGNGFSVREILATIAAETGREVPHVVKPRRAGDPTYLVADPSAARATLNFRPAHSDVGAIIRTAWAWHRKAHPQKAGSPGRD, from the coding sequence ATGAACAGCCGTCCAACCATTCTCGTCACCGGCGGTGCGGGCTATATCGGCTCGCATTGCTGCAGGTCGTTGGATGCGGCGGGCTACCAGCCCGTCGTCTACGACAATCTTTCGACCGGCCACCGCAGCTTCGCCGCGGGCGAACTGGTCGTCGGCGACATCGCCGACAAAGCGACGCTGGCGCGGACCTTTGCCGAGCATGACATCGTGGCGGTCATGCACTTCGCCGCGTCGAGCCTGGTCGGCGAATCCGTTGCCGATCCGCAGAAATACTACGTGAACAATCTCGCCGGCACGCTGTCGCTGCTCGAGACCATGCGCGCGGCCGGCTGTAACCGCCTGGTGTTTTCATCGACCGGCGCAGTTTACGGCAACGCCGACAGCAAGGCGCTGCGCGAGGATTACCCCTGTGCGCCGATCAATCCCTACGGCGCCTCGAAGTGGATGATCGAGCGCGTGCTGGCGGATTATCGCGCAGCCTATGGCTTCGGCTCGTTCGCGCTGCGATATTTCAACGCCGCGGGGGCCGACCCCGCCGGCGGCATCGGCGAGTTGCGCGAGGTGGAAACCCACCTCATCCCCCGCGCCATGATGGCGCTGCAAGGGCACGTGCCTGATTTCGCCGTGTTCGGCGACGATTACGAGACGCCCGACGGGACCGCGATCCGCGACTACATCCATGTGACCGACCTGGCGACCGCCCACGTGCTTGCCCTCGAGCTTCTGCTGCAGGGGCATACCGGCGGCGTCTTCAATCTCGGCACCGGCAACGGCTTTTCGGTGCGCGAAATACTCGCGACGATCGCCGCCGAGACCGGCCGCGAAGTCCCGCATGTCGTCAAGCCGCGCCGCGCGGGCGATCCGACCTATCTGGTCGCCGATCCGTCCGCCGCACGCGCGACATTGAACTTCCGTCCCGCCCATTCGGATGTGGGCGCGATCATCCGCACCGCCTGGGCGTGGCACAGGAAGGCCCACCCGCAGAAGGCGGGTTCGCCTGGCCGCGATTGA
- a CDS encoding LLM class flavin-dependent oxidoreductase yields the protein MTRQMALVGFLQAQNCTNLPSSWRHPESRDDSMSVDYYQEIARILEAGKFHMAFFDDRLAMPDRYGNDHAHTVEYGIRCVKMDPLIVLTTMSMVTEKLGLGSTCSTTYYEPFDVARRFATLDLMSGGRAGWNVVTSLNDGEAHNMGKDAHLEHDFRYDRADEFMEVVLGHWDTWEDGSLIMDKKTGRFADPAKVKRLDHQGQFFKSRGPFTVPRSAQGHPVIIQAGASGRGQRFAGRWGEVIFTAARNVAAAKEGYAAVRNEAAKAGRDPDQMFLCNLTTPVCGATRAEAEDKMALINKLPLEIDALSLLAEALNYDFAAKPLDEPLTSEELKSMQGILGIRDGVLKNSGKINPSARDFVTFSGRGQVQDAIVGGPKEIADKLEEMFIERGCDGFVIAATIVPGSYADFVKHVVPELQRRGLFHKDYAGKTLRENLGLKRPAASAWKTRPQAAAE from the coding sequence ATGACACGGCAAATGGCGCTGGTGGGATTTTTGCAGGCGCAGAACTGCACCAACCTGCCGAGTTCGTGGCGGCATCCGGAATCGCGTGACGATTCGATGTCGGTCGACTACTACCAGGAGATCGCCCGGATTCTCGAAGCCGGCAAGTTTCACATGGCGTTCTTCGACGACCGCCTGGCGATGCCTGACCGCTACGGCAATGACCACGCTCATACCGTCGAATACGGCATCCGCTGCGTCAAGATGGATCCGTTGATCGTGCTGACCACGATGAGCATGGTCACCGAGAAGCTCGGCCTGGGGTCGACGTGTTCGACGACTTACTACGAGCCGTTCGACGTCGCACGGCGCTTCGCTACCCTCGACCTGATGTCGGGCGGACGCGCCGGCTGGAACGTCGTCACCTCGCTCAATGATGGCGAGGCCCACAACATGGGCAAGGACGCTCATCTCGAACATGATTTCCGCTACGATCGCGCCGACGAATTCATGGAAGTCGTACTCGGCCATTGGGACACCTGGGAAGACGGATCCTTGATCATGGACAAGAAGACGGGCCGCTTCGCCGATCCGGCCAAGGTGAAGCGGCTCGACCACCAGGGACAGTTCTTCAAGTCACGCGGCCCGTTCACCGTGCCGCGTTCGGCGCAGGGCCACCCCGTCATCATCCAGGCCGGCGCGTCCGGCCGCGGCCAGCGATTTGCGGGGCGATGGGGCGAGGTGATCTTCACCGCCGCACGCAATGTGGCCGCCGCCAAGGAAGGCTATGCGGCGGTTCGCAACGAAGCGGCGAAAGCCGGCCGCGATCCCGACCAGATGTTCCTCTGCAACCTCACCACGCCGGTTTGCGGCGCGACCAGGGCGGAGGCCGAGGACAAGATGGCGCTGATCAACAAGCTGCCGCTGGAAATCGACGCGCTGTCGCTGCTTGCAGAAGCGCTGAACTACGATTTCGCCGCCAAGCCGCTCGACGAGCCGCTGACGTCGGAAGAGCTCAAGAGCATGCAGGGCATATTGGGCATTCGCGACGGCGTGCTCAAGAATTCGGGCAAGATCAATCCCAGCGCGCGCGATTTCGTCACCTTCTCCGGCCGCGGCCAGGTGCAGGACGCGATCGTCGGTGGCCCGAAGGAGATCGCGGACAAGTTAGAGGAGATGTTCATTGAGCGTGGCTGCGACGGCTTTGTCATCGCGGCCACCATCGTGCCGGGCTCCTACGCCGATTTCGTCAAACATGTGGTGCCGGAATTGCAGCGCCGCGGCCTGTTTCACAAGGATTACGCCGGCAAGACTCTGCGCGAGAATCTCGGCCTGAAGCGGCCTGCCGCCAGCGCCTGGAAGACCCGGCCGCAGGCGGCTGCAGAATAA
- a CDS encoding DUF2171 domain-containing protein, with translation MAVTAQIKEHMDVISSDRKTVGKVDRLEGTDKIKLTKQSSPDGEHHHFIPVSWVDHVDQHVHLNRSGADVTAHWQHGRQ, from the coding sequence ATGGCTGTTACCGCGCAGATCAAGGAACACATGGACGTCATCTCGTCGGACAGGAAGACGGTCGGAAAAGTCGACCGTCTCGAAGGAACCGACAAGATCAAGCTGACCAAACAGAGCTCGCCTGATGGTGAGCATCATCACTTCATTCCGGTGTCATGGGTCGATCACGTCGATCAGCACGTGCATCTCAACAGATCGGGCGCGGATGTGACCGCGCACTGGCAGCACGGCCGTCAGTGA
- a CDS encoding exopolysaccharide transport family protein produces MLIYDQPIKPDARPAAVTAPAGFSVLDLAQLLWQRKAAIASAALISACIAVAVGKSLTPRYTASVQLYVDPRELQLVDRELTPRAQDISGLAMVVESQARVITSNNVLLQVIRDTNLEEDPEFGGGDARGLLGSLLGLFGIELRPTAEQQKQIQMSALEALNRHINVKKTDRTFIVDIDVWSYEPAKAAMLANAISKAYLAESKQSQAAAARRATSDLSGRLKELQERLRNAENTLAVYKAQNNFVGTQDTLISDQQLSASNQRLAAARALTLDAQAKYDQIAASRKASSDAGAIPEALQSATIANLRAQYAEARKRQAELQSELGPRHPALRQMEQQVQDLRRAINEEVERFAQAAKNDLIRARDYEASLNKALEAQKRQSVQMSQASVRLRELEREVEASRDVYQSFLKRSRETEEQESLNTSNARIIGEATVPQRRTFPPAMSLLAMIGFVLGGLAAAGWIVAANQLMSGTNPLQPGDKAPSELTKEPAAPEPARKPPAAELRAQPAVSLIEKPLIAQLQEADVIRTLSGILATDGTADVTRFGWPTLRAGFPLMAVLNAMREMRAALARRAGQTPPVMAVIGAGSDQDRSIAALNIALAAARDGAKVLLIDADLKQRALSEEVSHLAKCEPNRFGWLNIGAKAPRAIQTANGISILPAIKAMEAKAGDTIRKAIAQARSAGGHDLVILDGPAMPWSPTDRKLLDMAEGLVAILPVHFDINDSMEDIIAALGGAEHKLVGVVLSEVEPTADGQQRAKQYA; encoded by the coding sequence ATGCTTATCTATGACCAGCCGATAAAGCCTGACGCCAGGCCCGCCGCGGTGACCGCGCCGGCCGGCTTCAGCGTGCTCGACCTGGCCCAGTTGCTGTGGCAACGGAAGGCTGCGATCGCATCGGCAGCTCTGATCTCCGCCTGCATTGCCGTTGCGGTCGGCAAGAGCCTGACGCCGAGGTACACGGCCTCCGTCCAGCTCTACGTCGATCCCCGCGAACTGCAGCTCGTCGATCGCGAATTGACGCCCCGCGCCCAGGATATTTCCGGTCTCGCGATGGTGGTGGAGAGTCAGGCGCGCGTCATCACCTCGAACAACGTGCTGCTGCAGGTAATCCGCGACACCAATCTGGAAGAGGATCCGGAGTTCGGCGGCGGCGATGCCAGGGGCTTGCTCGGATCGCTGCTCGGCCTGTTCGGGATCGAGCTGCGCCCGACCGCCGAGCAGCAGAAGCAAATTCAGATGAGCGCGCTGGAAGCGCTCAATCGCCACATCAACGTCAAGAAGACCGACCGCACCTTCATCGTCGACATCGACGTCTGGTCGTATGAACCGGCCAAGGCGGCGATGCTCGCCAACGCGATCTCGAAAGCCTATTTGGCCGAATCCAAGCAGTCGCAGGCTGCCGCCGCGCGGCGCGCGACCAGCGATCTATCCGGCCGGCTGAAGGAATTGCAGGAGCGGCTTCGCAACGCCGAGAACACGCTTGCCGTCTACAAGGCGCAGAACAACTTTGTCGGTACCCAGGACACGCTGATCAGCGACCAGCAGCTCTCCGCCAGCAACCAGCGGCTCGCCGCAGCGCGTGCGCTGACGCTCGACGCGCAGGCCAAATACGACCAGATCGCAGCCAGCCGCAAGGCATCGAGCGACGCCGGCGCCATTCCCGAGGCGTTGCAGTCGGCGACCATCGCCAATCTGCGCGCGCAGTATGCCGAGGCGCGGAAGCGCCAGGCGGAGCTGCAGAGCGAGCTTGGACCGCGTCACCCGGCGCTGCGCCAGATGGAGCAGCAGGTGCAGGACCTGCGTCGCGCCATCAACGAAGAGGTCGAGCGCTTCGCGCAGGCCGCGAAGAACGACCTGATCCGCGCCCGCGATTACGAGGCATCGCTCAACAAGGCGCTGGAAGCCCAGAAGCGCCAGAGCGTCCAGATGAGCCAGGCTTCGGTGCGCCTGCGCGAACTCGAACGCGAGGTGGAGGCGAGCCGCGACGTCTACCAGTCGTTCCTGAAGCGATCGCGCGAAACCGAAGAGCAGGAGAGCCTGAACACCTCGAACGCGCGCATTATCGGCGAGGCCACCGTGCCGCAGCGGCGCACCTTCCCGCCGGCCATGAGCCTGCTCGCGATGATCGGCTTTGTCCTTGGCGGCCTCGCAGCCGCCGGCTGGATCGTCGCGGCCAATCAGTTGATGTCGGGCACGAACCCGCTTCAGCCCGGGGACAAGGCGCCGTCGGAATTGACCAAAGAGCCGGCCGCGCCTGAACCTGCGAGGAAGCCGCCCGCCGCCGAACTCCGGGCGCAACCTGCCGTCAGCCTGATCGAAAAGCCGTTGATCGCACAGCTGCAGGAAGCCGACGTGATACGCACGCTCAGTGGCATCCTTGCGACGGATGGCACCGCCGACGTCACGCGGTTCGGCTGGCCGACGCTGCGCGCCGGTTTTCCGCTGATGGCTGTGCTGAATGCCATGCGCGAGATGCGCGCGGCGCTGGCCAGGCGCGCCGGGCAAACGCCGCCCGTGATGGCTGTGATCGGCGCAGGTTCGGATCAGGACCGCAGCATCGCCGCGCTGAACATCGCGCTCGCCGCAGCACGCGACGGCGCCAAAGTGCTGTTGATCGATGCCGACCTCAAGCAACGTGCGCTGTCGGAGGAGGTGAGCCACCTGGCCAAGTGCGAGCCAAACCGTTTCGGCTGGCTCAACATCGGCGCCAAGGCCCCCCGCGCGATCCAGACCGCCAACGGAATTTCGATCCTGCCGGCCATCAAGGCTATGGAGGCGAAAGCGGGCGATACCATTCGAAAGGCGATTGCGCAGGCCCGTTCCGCCGGCGGCCATGACCTCGTGATCCTCGACGGGCCGGCGATGCCGTGGAGCCCGACCGACCGCAAACTGCTGGACATGGCCGAGGGACTGGTTGCGATCCTCCCGGTGCACTTCGACATCAACGACAGCATGGAAGACATCATCGCAGCCCTCGGCGGGGCCGAGCACAAGCTGGTCGGTGTCGTCCTCAGCGAAGTCGAGCCAACGGCCGACGGCCAGCAGCGGGCCAAGCAATATGCTTGA
- a CDS encoding 3-keto-disaccharide hydrolase: MNRLSMLAAGLLMGTAAVQFSSVALGQTDRWVTLVDGTKMGDWTEVGKANWAMKDGALVADKITEGKDPSYLVSKQSYKDFEMKVEFWADDDANSGIFIRCDQSAKIDSKICYEVNIFDKRPDPTYGTGAIVDVAKVDPMPKAGGKWNTFEITAKGPHLVVVLNGQKTADVQDSKHASGPFALQYGSGVIKFRKVQIKPL, encoded by the coding sequence ATGAACCGTTTGTCGATGCTTGCGGCCGGCCTGTTGATGGGCACGGCCGCCGTTCAATTTTCGAGCGTGGCGTTGGGCCAGACCGATCGCTGGGTGACGCTCGTCGACGGCACCAAGATGGGCGACTGGACCGAGGTCGGAAAAGCCAATTGGGCGATGAAGGACGGCGCGCTGGTCGCAGACAAGATCACTGAGGGCAAGGATCCTTCCTATCTTGTCAGCAAGCAGTCCTACAAGGATTTCGAGATGAAGGTCGAGTTCTGGGCCGACGATGACGCCAACAGCGGCATCTTCATTCGCTGCGACCAGTCGGCCAAGATCGATTCCAAGATCTGCTACGAGGTCAACATCTTCGACAAGCGCCCCGATCCGACCTACGGCACCGGCGCAATCGTCGACGTGGCCAAGGTCGACCCGATGCCGAAGGCGGGCGGCAAGTGGAATACCTTCGAAATCACGGCCAAGGGGCCGCATCTCGTCGTCGTGCTGAACGGCCAGAAGACCGCCGACGTCCAGGACTCAAAACACGCCAGCGGCCCATTCGCCCTGCAATACGGCTCTGGCGTCATCAAGTTCCGCAAGGTGCAGATCAAGCCGCTGTAG